The Pecten maximus chromosome 11, xPecMax1.1, whole genome shotgun sequence genome has a segment encoding these proteins:
- the LOC117337242 gene encoding hepatocyte nuclear factor 4-gamma-like isoform X3 — MYTLKSEMDGITFVHLDSPEMSMGALGPMPVTSNPSSPTHGMSQYCAICGDRATGKHYGASSCDGCKGFFRRSVRKNHVYTCRFSRNCVVDKDKRNQCRYCRLRKCFRAGMKKEAVQNERDRISVRRTSYEDVGQNTTLSVSTLLNAEILSRQITSPAGLLDSSQRNIASTDDVAESMKQQLLVLVEWAKYIPCFCELPLDDQVALLRAHAGEHLVLGCARRSMSSNDMLLLGNDAIIPRHCQDADMGRVASRILDELTGPLREVQIDDSEFACMKAIVFFDPDAKGLSDPQKIKNFRYQIQVNLEDYVNDRQYDTRGRFGEILLLLPPLQSITWQMIEQVQFAKLFGMAHIDNLLQEMLLGGAAAAAADPTTATNTPTSLEPSLDLPSFQDPMSDHLTMPQGMDLPHMSPTASQSPPLGLSLLHNPIDHISTPSLTADHLLCSTSMAGAMLDHGSIHIPNGHSPVASPTLPTTSESYKVAMTPQQRFKQEVL; from the exons ATGTATACACTCAAGTCGGAAATGGATGGTATAACCTTTGTTCATCTCG ACTCCCCGGAGATGAGCATGGGTGCCCTGGGGCCGATGCCAGTAACCTCCAATCCGTCCTCCCCCACCCATGGGATGAGCCAGTACTGTGCGATATGTGGCGATCGAGCGACGGGTAAACACTACGGAGCCTCAAGCTGTGATGGCTGTAAGGGTTTCTTCAGACGTAGTGTTCGTAAAAACCATGTATATACGTGTCGCTTCAGTCGGAACTGTGTAGTGGACAAGGACAAGCGTAACCAATGTCGCTACTGTCGACTACGCAAATGTTTCCGGGCAGGCATGAAAAAAGAAG CTGTACAGAATGAACGGGATAGGATAAGCGTGCGGAGAACTAGTTATGAAGATGTTGGACAGAACACAACCCTGTCTGTCAGCACACTGTTAAATGCCGAAATACTGTCACGACAG ATTACCTCCCCTGCTGGCCTGTTAGATTCGTCTCAGAGAAATATTGCTTCAACAGACGATGTGGCCGAATCCATGAAACAGCAGCTCCTTGTACTGGTCGAGTGGGCCAAATACATTCCCTGTTTTTGTGAACTTCCGCTAGATGACCAG GTTGCTCTGCTTCGTGCACATGCTGGCGAACACTTAGTCCTTGGTTGTGCCAGGCGATCAATGTCATCAAATGACATGCTTTTGCTTGGCAATGATGCCATCATTCCTCGCCACTGTCAAGATGCAGACATGGGTCGTGTGGCCTCGAGAATCCTTGATGAACTGACAGGGCCCCTTAGGGAGGTACAAATAGATGACTCGGAGTTCGCCTGTATGAAAGCTATTGTGTTTTTTGATCCAG ATGCGAAGGGCTTGAGTGATCCCCAGAAGATCAAAAACTTTCGTTACCAGATCCAAGTTAATTTGGAGGACTATGTAAACGATCGTCAGTACGATACTAGAGGACGTTTTGGAGAGATCCTTCTCCTGCTGCCACCCCTTCAGAGTATCACATGGCAGATGATTGAGCAGGTTCAGTTTGCCAAATTGTTTGGAATGGCACATATTGACAATCTCCTCCAGGAAATGCTTCTCGGAG GAGCAGCAGCAGCTGCAGCAGACCCCACCACAGCAACAAACACACCCACCTCACTCGAGCCGTCTCTGGACTTACCTAGTTTCCAGGATCCGATGAGTGACCACCTTACGATGCCCCAAGGAATGGATCTCCCCCACATGTCCCCCACAGCCAGTCAGAGTCCACCCCTCGGACTCTCCTTACTTCACAATCCAATAGACCATATATCCACCCCATCTCTAACAGCAGACCACCTGTTGTGTAGTACGTCCATGGCTGGCGCTATGTTAGACCACGGATCAATTCACATTCCTAATGGACACAGCCCAGTGGCGTCCCCAACCCTTCCCACCACCTCTGAATCTTACAAGGTTGCAATGACCCCGCAACAGAGGTTTAAACAGGAAGTGCTGTAA
- the LOC117337242 gene encoding hepatocyte nuclear factor 4-gamma-like isoform X2, protein MLYSYLQSQLQHREYYYDPDSPEMSMGALGPMPVTSNPSSPTHGMSQYCAICGDRATGKHYGASSCDGCKGFFRRSVRKNHVYTCRFSRNCVVDKDKRNQCRYCRLRKCFRAGMKKEAVQNERDRISVRRTSYEDVGQNTTLSVSTLLNAEILSRQITSPAGLLDSSQRNIASTDDVAESMKQQLLVLVEWAKYIPCFCELPLDDQVALLRAHAGEHLVLGCARRSMSSNDMLLLGNDAIIPRHCQDADMGRVASRILDELTGPLREVQIDDSEFACMKAIVFFDPDAKGLSDPQKIKNFRYQIQVNLEDYVNDRQYDTRGRFGEILLLLPPLQSITWQMIEQVQFAKLFGMAHIDNLLQEMLLGGAAAAAADPTTATNTPTSLEPSLDLPSFQDPMSDHLTMPQGMDLPHMSPTASQSPPLGLSLLHNPIDHISTPSLTADHLLCSTSMAGAMLDHGSIHIPNGHSPVASPTLPTTSESYKVAMTPQQRFKQEVL, encoded by the exons ATGCTGTACTCCTACCTCCAATCTCAGCTTCAGCACCGGGAGTACTACTACGATCCAG ACTCCCCGGAGATGAGCATGGGTGCCCTGGGGCCGATGCCAGTAACCTCCAATCCGTCCTCCCCCACCCATGGGATGAGCCAGTACTGTGCGATATGTGGCGATCGAGCGACGGGTAAACACTACGGAGCCTCAAGCTGTGATGGCTGTAAGGGTTTCTTCAGACGTAGTGTTCGTAAAAACCATGTATATACGTGTCGCTTCAGTCGGAACTGTGTAGTGGACAAGGACAAGCGTAACCAATGTCGCTACTGTCGACTACGCAAATGTTTCCGGGCAGGCATGAAAAAAGAAG CTGTACAGAATGAACGGGATAGGATAAGCGTGCGGAGAACTAGTTATGAAGATGTTGGACAGAACACAACCCTGTCTGTCAGCACACTGTTAAATGCCGAAATACTGTCACGACAG ATTACCTCCCCTGCTGGCCTGTTAGATTCGTCTCAGAGAAATATTGCTTCAACAGACGATGTGGCCGAATCCATGAAACAGCAGCTCCTTGTACTGGTCGAGTGGGCCAAATACATTCCCTGTTTTTGTGAACTTCCGCTAGATGACCAG GTTGCTCTGCTTCGTGCACATGCTGGCGAACACTTAGTCCTTGGTTGTGCCAGGCGATCAATGTCATCAAATGACATGCTTTTGCTTGGCAATGATGCCATCATTCCTCGCCACTGTCAAGATGCAGACATGGGTCGTGTGGCCTCGAGAATCCTTGATGAACTGACAGGGCCCCTTAGGGAGGTACAAATAGATGACTCGGAGTTCGCCTGTATGAAAGCTATTGTGTTTTTTGATCCAG ATGCGAAGGGCTTGAGTGATCCCCAGAAGATCAAAAACTTTCGTTACCAGATCCAAGTTAATTTGGAGGACTATGTAAACGATCGTCAGTACGATACTAGAGGACGTTTTGGAGAGATCCTTCTCCTGCTGCCACCCCTTCAGAGTATCACATGGCAGATGATTGAGCAGGTTCAGTTTGCCAAATTGTTTGGAATGGCACATATTGACAATCTCCTCCAGGAAATGCTTCTCGGAG GAGCAGCAGCAGCTGCAGCAGACCCCACCACAGCAACAAACACACCCACCTCACTCGAGCCGTCTCTGGACTTACCTAGTTTCCAGGATCCGATGAGTGACCACCTTACGATGCCCCAAGGAATGGATCTCCCCCACATGTCCCCCACAGCCAGTCAGAGTCCACCCCTCGGACTCTCCTTACTTCACAATCCAATAGACCATATATCCACCCCATCTCTAACAGCAGACCACCTGTTGTGTAGTACGTCCATGGCTGGCGCTATGTTAGACCACGGATCAATTCACATTCCTAATGGACACAGCCCAGTGGCGTCCCCAACCCTTCCCACCACCTCTGAATCTTACAAGGTTGCAATGACCCCGCAACAGAGGTTTAAACAGGAAGTGCTGTAA
- the LOC117337242 gene encoding hepatocyte nuclear factor 4-gamma-like isoform X4 → MDQSNMSDTSSTSEDSPEMSMGALGPMPVTSNPSSPTHGMSQYCAICGDRATGKHYGASSCDGCKGFFRRSVRKNHVYTCRFSRNCVVDKDKRNQCRYCRLRKCFRAGMKKEAVQNERDRISVRRTSYEDVGQNTTLSVSTLLNAEILSRQITSPAGLLDSSQRNIASTDDVAESMKQQLLVLVEWAKYIPCFCELPLDDQVALLRAHAGEHLVLGCARRSMSSNDMLLLGNDAIIPRHCQDADMGRVASRILDELTGPLREVQIDDSEFACMKAIVFFDPDAKGLSDPQKIKNFRYQIQVNLEDYVNDRQYDTRGRFGEILLLLPPLQSITWQMIEQVQFAKLFGMAHIDNLLQEMLLGGAAAAAADPTTATNTPTSLEPSLDLPSFQDPMSDHLTMPQGMDLPHMSPTASQSPPLGLSLLHNPIDHISTPSLTADHLLCSTSMAGAMLDHGSIHIPNGHSPVASPTLPTTSESYKVAMTPQQRFKQEVL, encoded by the exons ACTCCCCGGAGATGAGCATGGGTGCCCTGGGGCCGATGCCAGTAACCTCCAATCCGTCCTCCCCCACCCATGGGATGAGCCAGTACTGTGCGATATGTGGCGATCGAGCGACGGGTAAACACTACGGAGCCTCAAGCTGTGATGGCTGTAAGGGTTTCTTCAGACGTAGTGTTCGTAAAAACCATGTATATACGTGTCGCTTCAGTCGGAACTGTGTAGTGGACAAGGACAAGCGTAACCAATGTCGCTACTGTCGACTACGCAAATGTTTCCGGGCAGGCATGAAAAAAGAAG CTGTACAGAATGAACGGGATAGGATAAGCGTGCGGAGAACTAGTTATGAAGATGTTGGACAGAACACAACCCTGTCTGTCAGCACACTGTTAAATGCCGAAATACTGTCACGACAG ATTACCTCCCCTGCTGGCCTGTTAGATTCGTCTCAGAGAAATATTGCTTCAACAGACGATGTGGCCGAATCCATGAAACAGCAGCTCCTTGTACTGGTCGAGTGGGCCAAATACATTCCCTGTTTTTGTGAACTTCCGCTAGATGACCAG GTTGCTCTGCTTCGTGCACATGCTGGCGAACACTTAGTCCTTGGTTGTGCCAGGCGATCAATGTCATCAAATGACATGCTTTTGCTTGGCAATGATGCCATCATTCCTCGCCACTGTCAAGATGCAGACATGGGTCGTGTGGCCTCGAGAATCCTTGATGAACTGACAGGGCCCCTTAGGGAGGTACAAATAGATGACTCGGAGTTCGCCTGTATGAAAGCTATTGTGTTTTTTGATCCAG ATGCGAAGGGCTTGAGTGATCCCCAGAAGATCAAAAACTTTCGTTACCAGATCCAAGTTAATTTGGAGGACTATGTAAACGATCGTCAGTACGATACTAGAGGACGTTTTGGAGAGATCCTTCTCCTGCTGCCACCCCTTCAGAGTATCACATGGCAGATGATTGAGCAGGTTCAGTTTGCCAAATTGTTTGGAATGGCACATATTGACAATCTCCTCCAGGAAATGCTTCTCGGAG GAGCAGCAGCAGCTGCAGCAGACCCCACCACAGCAACAAACACACCCACCTCACTCGAGCCGTCTCTGGACTTACCTAGTTTCCAGGATCCGATGAGTGACCACCTTACGATGCCCCAAGGAATGGATCTCCCCCACATGTCCCCCACAGCCAGTCAGAGTCCACCCCTCGGACTCTCCTTACTTCACAATCCAATAGACCATATATCCACCCCATCTCTAACAGCAGACCACCTGTTGTGTAGTACGTCCATGGCTGGCGCTATGTTAGACCACGGATCAATTCACATTCCTAATGGACACAGCCCAGTGGCGTCCCCAACCCTTCCCACCACCTCTGAATCTTACAAGGTTGCAATGACCCCGCAACAGAGGTTTAAACAGGAAGTGCTGTAA
- the LOC117337242 gene encoding hepatocyte nuclear factor 4-gamma-like isoform X5, translating to MSMGALGPMPVTSNPSSPTHGMSQYCAICGDRATGKHYGASSCDGCKGFFRRSVRKNHVYTCRFSRNCVVDKDKRNQCRYCRLRKCFRAGMKKEAVQNERDRISVRRTSYEDVGQNTTLSVSTLLNAEILSRQITSPAGLLDSSQRNIASTDDVAESMKQQLLVLVEWAKYIPCFCELPLDDQVALLRAHAGEHLVLGCARRSMSSNDMLLLGNDAIIPRHCQDADMGRVASRILDELTGPLREVQIDDSEFACMKAIVFFDPDAKGLSDPQKIKNFRYQIQVNLEDYVNDRQYDTRGRFGEILLLLPPLQSITWQMIEQVQFAKLFGMAHIDNLLQEMLLGGAAAAAADPTTATNTPTSLEPSLDLPSFQDPMSDHLTMPQGMDLPHMSPTASQSPPLGLSLLHNPIDHISTPSLTADHLLCSTSMAGAMLDHGSIHIPNGHSPVASPTLPTTSESYKVAMTPQQRFKQEVL from the exons ATGAGCATGGGTGCCCTGGGGCCGATGCCAGTAACCTCCAATCCGTCCTCCCCCACCCATGGGATGAGCCAGTACTGTGCGATATGTGGCGATCGAGCGACGGGTAAACACTACGGAGCCTCAAGCTGTGATGGCTGTAAGGGTTTCTTCAGACGTAGTGTTCGTAAAAACCATGTATATACGTGTCGCTTCAGTCGGAACTGTGTAGTGGACAAGGACAAGCGTAACCAATGTCGCTACTGTCGACTACGCAAATGTTTCCGGGCAGGCATGAAAAAAGAAG CTGTACAGAATGAACGGGATAGGATAAGCGTGCGGAGAACTAGTTATGAAGATGTTGGACAGAACACAACCCTGTCTGTCAGCACACTGTTAAATGCCGAAATACTGTCACGACAG ATTACCTCCCCTGCTGGCCTGTTAGATTCGTCTCAGAGAAATATTGCTTCAACAGACGATGTGGCCGAATCCATGAAACAGCAGCTCCTTGTACTGGTCGAGTGGGCCAAATACATTCCCTGTTTTTGTGAACTTCCGCTAGATGACCAG GTTGCTCTGCTTCGTGCACATGCTGGCGAACACTTAGTCCTTGGTTGTGCCAGGCGATCAATGTCATCAAATGACATGCTTTTGCTTGGCAATGATGCCATCATTCCTCGCCACTGTCAAGATGCAGACATGGGTCGTGTGGCCTCGAGAATCCTTGATGAACTGACAGGGCCCCTTAGGGAGGTACAAATAGATGACTCGGAGTTCGCCTGTATGAAAGCTATTGTGTTTTTTGATCCAG ATGCGAAGGGCTTGAGTGATCCCCAGAAGATCAAAAACTTTCGTTACCAGATCCAAGTTAATTTGGAGGACTATGTAAACGATCGTCAGTACGATACTAGAGGACGTTTTGGAGAGATCCTTCTCCTGCTGCCACCCCTTCAGAGTATCACATGGCAGATGATTGAGCAGGTTCAGTTTGCCAAATTGTTTGGAATGGCACATATTGACAATCTCCTCCAGGAAATGCTTCTCGGAG GAGCAGCAGCAGCTGCAGCAGACCCCACCACAGCAACAAACACACCCACCTCACTCGAGCCGTCTCTGGACTTACCTAGTTTCCAGGATCCGATGAGTGACCACCTTACGATGCCCCAAGGAATGGATCTCCCCCACATGTCCCCCACAGCCAGTCAGAGTCCACCCCTCGGACTCTCCTTACTTCACAATCCAATAGACCATATATCCACCCCATCTCTAACAGCAGACCACCTGTTGTGTAGTACGTCCATGGCTGGCGCTATGTTAGACCACGGATCAATTCACATTCCTAATGGACACAGCCCAGTGGCGTCCCCAACCCTTCCCACCACCTCTGAATCTTACAAGGTTGCAATGACCCCGCAACAGAGGTTTAAACAGGAAGTGCTGTAA